TACGCATACTTTCTTCGTCTTCTCCGAAGGAAATCACCTCACTTCGATGTAGAAGGCGATCCAATATAGCGGTTGTCAGTGAGGTATCTCCTAAAAATTTACCCCATTCATTTGGACCCTTATTCGAAGTTAATATAAATGCGGTTTTATCATACATGTCATATATAAACTGGAAAAACAGGCTTGCTTCCTTTGGATCTACAGTCATATACATAACATCATCAATAATTATTAAATCTGATGTTGTAATACGTTTATAGCGTGTCTTTGATTTACTAACGTAATCACTGCTTTTTAAAATATATATTAGTTCTCCCATTGAAACGAAGGTCACTTGATATCCATGTTCAATAGCCAAAGTGCCTAGTCCTACGGACAAATGTGTTTTGCCTGTCCCAGGTGGGCCCATTAGAATTAGGGTAAACATCTCTTCAATCCAATTTAAATCTTTTAATAATTTAAACTGTCTCTCGCCAATCGCATTTTGTTCTTCCAGTCGATAATCTGCCAGTGTTTTTGGATAGGGAAAGTCTGCCCATTGCATTAGTCGATGAATGGTCTTTTTTTCTCTGCACACCATTTCATGGGTAAGGAGTTCATTAATAAACTCGTGATAAGTCCAACTGCCCGATTCTGCATTACGCAAAAGAGCGGGAAGCTCTTTTGCGGTTTCAGCGAGTCTCAAGGTTCTACATTTTTCTTGTAATAGTTCAATAGGAGAGGTCATGACCTTTTACCCCCAGATAATAAATCGGTGTAGTAATCTTCTGATCGTTCTGCTGCCTTATATTCTTGATATTTTGGTGAATTGGTAATTACTTCTTTTACTTGCATCTGTGATTCTTTATGTAGCGTGAAAGCGACATCTCTGAAGTCATTAGCACTAATCATATGCAAAGTTTTCACAGTTTCCAGCGCTTCATTTATATGCTCTGGATGATTTCGAATGACCATTTGTAATACTTTCAACTGGTCTAATAAGTGTCTTGGATACTTCTTATTCAATTCATCTAAAAACCAACAAATCAATTCTTTATTAGAAAACCTAATCACAATTTCGTCTCTCAATAGCGTTTTCTTTGGACTTGGTTTCTTATGATGAGTTGGATCATAAACTAATTGTCCTTTCGAACTACAGAGTAAATGTCTCGCGATTAATTCTCCAGATGTCTGTAATCGAATATTTAGGTGGTCATCTGTGGTTACTTCTAAATATGCCATGTTTTTAGTTTTCGCATCGTACGTACCTGTAGGTACGGAATAACGATTGGATTCAAAGCGTATGACATTGTCCTTTTGAATTGTTCTTGTTATACTTTCTATTAGGGAATTCTCGAAAGAGAATTTTGAAGAGACTTTTCTTAAGTGCAGTTTTTCGACTGTATGCACTTCAGAAGGTCTTTTTTTTGTATTATGATGCACTTTGTAGTTTCCGGTTCTCTCAAGCCATTGAATGGCTTGTTGATTCCACAAATGGATGTCTTGAAACTCACGATTCTTCATGAAGTTATGCTTCACGAACTTGACGACTTGTTCTATTTTCCCTTTTGATTCGGGATCGCTTTTTCTACATAAATAAATAGAAAATTTTCTTAGTTTACGGTAATTATCAAATTCCTTGGTAAATAATAAGTCACCCGCATTTTCACTTACAGCTAGTAAAGCATCTTGGTCATATACCATTTCTTCAGGCATGCCTCCAAAAAACTCAAAAGCATTTTCATGACAGCGGACTAAATCTCTTGTATGGAAATGTCTATCTAAGAATTCAATGTA
This genomic window from Sporosarcina sp. FSL K6-1508 contains:
- the istB gene encoding IS21-like element helper ATPase IstB codes for the protein MTSPIELLQEKCRTLRLAETAKELPALLRNAESGSWTYHEFINELLTHEMVCREKKTIHRLMQWADFPYPKTLADYRLEEQNAIGERQFKLLKDLNWIEEMFTLILMGPPGTGKTHLSVGLGTLAIEHGYQVTFVSMGELIYILKSSDYVSKSKTRYKRITTSDLIIIDDVMYMTVDPKEASLFFQFIYDMYDKTAFILTSNKGPNEWGKFLGDTSLTTAILDRLLHRSEVISFGEDEESMRMKYRKTLFPEVSAQT
- the istA gene encoding IS21 family transposase, with protein sequence MKKIMIYMKICELSEMGFSKSAIARKLDISRNTVSKYLKSTSEEFEDYLVSLQSRKKKLDPYRDVIVGWLKKYPDMSSAQVYDWLKENQGLNEDNIVENTTRNYVNELRAAYHIPKVSEQRVYEAVPDSPMGFQAQVDFGQDLVTCNDGKRRRLYFIGFVLSNSRYKYIEFLDRHFHTRDLVRCHENAFEFFGGMPEEMVYDQDALLAVSENAGDLLFTKEFDNYRKLRKFSIYLCRKSDPESKGKIEQVVKFVKHNFMKNREFQDIHLWNQQAIQWLERTGNYKVHHNTKKRPSEVHTVEKLHLRKVSSKFSFENSLIESITRTIQKDNVIRFESNRYSVPTGTYDAKTKNMAYLEVTTDDHLNIRLQTSGELIARHLLCSSKGQLVYDPTHHKKPSPKKTLLRDEIVIRFSNKELICWFLDELNKKYPRHLLDQLKVLQMVIRNHPEHINEALETVKTLHMISANDFRDVAFTLHKESQMQVKEVITNSPKYQEYKAAERSEDYYTDLLSGGKRS